A region from the Nostoc sp. HK-01 genome encodes:
- a CDS encoding TPR repeat-containing protein — translation MTQSFNPVQEWEQRRDQATRYYQQGKLQESLALATKNLELARAISDRAKEGYTLNDLGLAHLGCWQPQRALECFEQALLVAQDISNARAEATALSNLGSTYSRLGKFSQALKYLDQALKIFRRLQDTQGEVSTLNDVALIYTKLGEPKRALLLQHQILSMRRLLGDFSGEGTTLNGLGFAYSILGQHGQALEFLQEALSIQRAVKNFVGEATTMNNIASVYSDLGQPKQALLLYYQVLLSRRALQDRSGEATTLNNIGYTYSILGNNWQAMKFYKQAIAIYQELGDRLGEISSLLNMGNLYASTKRKKKALSCYQNAHELSQQIEYQPLSQKVQQQIDSL, via the coding sequence ATGACGCAATCATTCAATCCAGTCCAAGAGTGGGAACAACGTCGTGATCAAGCAACCCGCTATTACCAGCAAGGTAAACTTCAAGAATCACTCGCTCTGGCAACCAAAAATTTAGAATTAGCTAGAGCAATTTCTGATCGTGCCAAAGAGGGTTACACGTTAAACGACCTCGGTTTAGCTCACCTTGGTTGCTGGCAACCTCAAAGGGCATTAGAGTGTTTTGAGCAGGCGCTTTTGGTTGCTCAAGATATAAGTAACGCCAGAGCAGAAGCAACTGCTCTGAGTAATCTTGGTTCTACCTACAGCCGTCTCGGAAAGTTTTCGCAAGCGCTGAAATATCTTGATCAAGCTCTGAAAATCTTTAGAAGATTGCAAGACACTCAGGGTGAAGTTTCGACGCTCAATGATGTGGCACTAATTTACACTAAATTAGGAGAACCCAAACGTGCGCTGTTGTTACAACACCAAATTCTCTCGATGCGGCGATTACTAGGTGATTTTTCTGGTGAAGGCACCACATTAAATGGTCTTGGGTTTGCTTACAGTATCTTAGGCCAGCATGGACAAGCTCTAGAATTTTTGCAGGAAGCACTTTCTATTCAACGAGCAGTCAAAAATTTTGTTGGTGAAGCAACTACTATGAATAATATTGCTTCTGTTTACAGTGATTTAGGGCAACCTAAACAAGCACTGCTACTTTACTATCAAGTACTTTTATCTCGCCGCGCACTTCAAGACAGATCTGGTGAAGCCACAACTCTGAACAACATTGGTTATACCTACAGCATTTTGGGTAATAACTGGCAGGCAATGAAATTTTATAAGCAAGCGATCGCAATTTATCAAGAATTAGGCGATCGCCTGGGAGAAATTTCGAGCTTGTTAAATATGGGTAACTTGTACGCCTCAACAAAACGCAAAAAAAAGGCGCTATCTTGCTACCAAAATGCTCATGAATTATCTCAGCAAATTGAGTATCAACCACTATCGCAAAAAGTACAGCAGCAGATAGATTCTCTGTAA
- a CDS encoding amidohydrolase, giving the protein MVSTFPNSYSVDLSRVRLSIRTLQPQLVEWRRRLHQQPELGFQEKLTAEFVSGKLQAWGIEHQTGIAKTGIVATIKGTKCSTEKVLAIRADMDALPIQELNEVPYKSQHDGVMHACGHDGHTAIALGTAYYLQQHREDFAGTVKIIFQPAEEGPGGAKPMIEAGVLQNPDVDAIIGLHLWNNLPLGTVGVRAGALMAAVELFNCTILGKGGHGAIPHQTVDSIVVAAQIVNALQTIVARNVNPIDSAVVTVGALHAGTAHNVIADTANMKGTVRYFNPEFAGFFQQRIEQIIAGICQSHGAKYDLEYWSLYPPVINDARIAELVRSIAEEVVETPVGIVPECQTMGGEDMSFFLQEVPGCYFFLGSANPDKDLAYPHHHPRFDFDETVLPMGVEIFIRCMEKFFS; this is encoded by the coding sequence ATGGTTTCTACATTTCCCAATTCTTATTCTGTTGACTTATCCCGTGTGCGACTCTCAATTCGCACATTGCAACCACAATTAGTAGAGTGGCGGCGGCGGTTACATCAACAACCAGAATTAGGCTTCCAAGAAAAACTGACGGCTGAGTTTGTCTCAGGTAAGTTGCAAGCATGGGGAATTGAACATCAAACTGGTATTGCGAAAACTGGTATTGTCGCCACCATCAAAGGTACTAAATGCAGCACTGAAAAAGTATTAGCAATTCGGGCAGATATGGATGCTTTGCCCATTCAAGAACTGAACGAAGTACCTTATAAATCGCAGCATGATGGAGTAATGCACGCTTGTGGACATGATGGACATACTGCGATCGCATTAGGTACAGCATACTATCTCCAGCAGCATCGAGAAGACTTTGCGGGGACTGTGAAAATTATCTTCCAGCCAGCCGAAGAAGGGCCGGGAGGTGCAAAGCCAATGATTGAGGCTGGAGTACTGCAAAACCCTGATGTGGATGCGATTATCGGGTTACACCTATGGAATAACCTTCCCTTGGGAACTGTCGGTGTTCGTGCTGGTGCGTTGATGGCGGCTGTAGAGTTATTCAACTGCACGATTTTAGGCAAAGGTGGACACGGCGCAATTCCCCATCAAACAGTTGATTCAATTGTAGTTGCAGCCCAAATTGTCAACGCCTTACAAACCATTGTCGCCCGGAATGTTAACCCCATCGATTCCGCAGTGGTGACTGTTGGCGCACTTCACGCAGGTACAGCCCACAATGTAATTGCTGATACCGCCAATATGAAAGGCACAGTACGGTATTTTAACCCAGAATTTGCTGGCTTTTTTCAACAGCGTATCGAGCAAATAATTGCTGGAATTTGTCAGAGTCACGGTGCAAAATATGACTTAGAATATTGGAGCTTGTATCCTCCAGTAATTAACGATGCGAGGATTGCAGAATTAGTGCGATCGATTGCCGAAGAAGTAGTAGAAACGCCTGTAGGAATTGTCCCAGAATGCCAAACAATGGGCGGCGAAGATATGTCATTCTTCTTACAAGAAGTTCCCGGCTGTTACTTCTTCCTTGGTTCTGCTAATCCAGATAAAGATTTAGCATATCCTCATCATCATCCACGATTTGATTTTGATGAAACTGTTTTACCAATGGGTGTAGAAATATTCATCCGTTGCATGGAGAAGTTTTTTAGTTGA
- a CDS encoding serine/threonine protein kinase produces MDKHLVNYNTLEELLALEKWYEADCETTNIQLNIVEREEAESLYFLLSDFPCEDLVILDELWVKYSCGRFGFSVQKHIYQQFKGSKKYTNFCEQVGWRENGHWKYPHELIFSLDAPSGHLPWLTSGFRISKQYAREWCTRIETCGL; encoded by the coding sequence ATGGACAAACATTTGGTAAATTACAACACTTTAGAGGAGTTGCTTGCTCTAGAAAAGTGGTATGAAGCTGATTGCGAAACTACAAATATTCAACTTAATATAGTTGAGCGAGAAGAAGCAGAATCTTTATACTTTTTATTATCTGATTTTCCCTGCGAAGACCTTGTGATTTTAGATGAACTGTGGGTCAAGTATAGTTGTGGACGTTTTGGCTTTAGTGTCCAAAAGCATATTTACCAGCAGTTTAAAGGTAGCAAAAAATATACTAACTTTTGTGAACAAGTTGGATGGCGGGAAAATGGACATTGGAAGTATCCTCACGAATTAATATTTTCATTAGATGCTCCTTCAGGACATTTACCTTGGCTCACATCAGGATTTCGGATAAGTAAGCAATATGCGCGTGAGTGGTGTACTCGGATAGAGACTTGTGGACTTTAA
- a CDS encoding serine/threonine kinase — translation MQPPITIGTVLQNRYRIIQILGQGGFGRTYLAEDQRRFNELCAIKELIPIAAGVGAWEKAQELFQREATILYQIEHPQVPKFRERFEQDHRLFLVEDYVAGKTYRDLLVEKQSIGQTFSEPDVLQLLRSLLPVLEHIHSRGIIHRDISPENIIFRDSDRLPVLIDFGVVKELATRLQTPETNINVTSVGKLGYSPNEQMQTGRAYPSSDLYALAVTAIVLLTGKEPSELFDETQLTWTWQKFVRVSPQLAQVINRMLHPLPSDRYQSAAEVAQALQLVENPGVAPPPQVSNFQTIAVGRRPDAIPPQPSNRPDPVIPPSRSNSVLDNPLALGAIGSAVVILAGFGSWALVSSIRSQSNTQPETTPPAPQTFPSPVISGGTTFGTPSNTEPTITSKRLRLDASNTATVENSLKAGQIMEYTFFGQAGAKLTTLLEQGTGINLTVLAPNRQVLDSSAQQVGSYTGILPTNGRYTVQLNLAPGVSESDYNLRVALENPLQPSPTATPTPTLTPTLTPTPTLTPTPIPTFPPAFTPTPTFTPIIPGTNDNQSPINSTDQPTPDLQSTP, via the coding sequence ATGCAACCTCCAATTACAATTGGTACTGTCTTACAAAACCGTTATCGGATAATTCAAATTCTGGGACAAGGTGGATTTGGCAGAACTTATTTAGCCGAAGATCAGCGTCGGTTTAACGAACTTTGTGCAATTAAAGAATTAATTCCGATCGCAGCTGGGGTTGGTGCTTGGGAAAAAGCCCAAGAACTTTTTCAGCGAGAAGCGACGATTTTATATCAAATTGAACATCCGCAAGTCCCGAAATTCCGCGAAAGATTCGAGCAAGATCACCGTTTATTTTTAGTGGAAGATTATGTTGCGGGTAAGACTTATCGAGATTTACTAGTTGAAAAACAATCTATAGGTCAAACTTTTAGCGAACCAGACGTATTACAGTTGTTGCGATCGCTATTACCTGTGTTAGAACACATTCACAGTCGCGGGATTATCCACCGTGATATTTCGCCGGAAAATATTATTTTTCGGGATAGCGATCGCTTGCCAGTGTTAATAGATTTTGGTGTGGTGAAAGAACTGGCAACGCGCTTGCAAACACCAGAGACTAATATCAATGTTACTAGTGTGGGTAAATTGGGCTATTCTCCCAATGAACAAATGCAAACCGGACGGGCTTATCCCAGTAGTGATTTGTATGCTTTAGCGGTGACAGCGATAGTTTTACTAACTGGTAAAGAACCGTCAGAGTTGTTTGATGAAACGCAGCTTACCTGGACTTGGCAAAAATTTGTGAGGGTAAGTCCGCAATTAGCTCAGGTAATTAATCGGATGTTACATCCTTTGCCGAGCGATCGCTATCAAAGTGCGGCTGAGGTCGCCCAAGCATTACAATTGGTCGAGAATCCCGGCGTAGCACCACCGCCACAAGTGTCAAATTTTCAAACAATTGCGGTTGGTCGTCGTCCCGATGCAATTCCACCACAACCATCTAACCGACCTGACCCTGTGATTCCCCCTAGCCGTTCTAACTCAGTGTTAGATAATCCTTTGGCGCTAGGTGCAATTGGTAGTGCGGTAGTTATCCTTGCGGGTTTTGGTTCTTGGGCGTTGGTGAGTTCGATTCGCAGTCAGTCTAATACACAACCAGAGACAACCCCACCCGCACCTCAGACTTTCCCCTCACCTGTCATTTCTGGCGGTACAACATTCGGAACACCCAGCAACACAGAACCAACTATTACTAGTAAGCGTCTGAGATTAGACGCATCGAACACAGCGACAGTAGAAAATTCGCTTAAAGCTGGTCAAATTATGGAGTATACCTTTTTTGGACAAGCTGGAGCTAAGTTAACTACACTGCTGGAACAAGGCACAGGTATTAATTTGACTGTCTTAGCCCCGAATCGTCAAGTACTTGATAGTAGCGCTCAACAAGTAGGCTCTTATACGGGAATATTGCCGACTAATGGTAGATATACTGTGCAATTAAATCTTGCGCCTGGAGTTAGTGAAAGTGATTATAATCTCAGGGTAGCGTTAGAGAATCCACTTCAACCTTCACCAACAGCAACTCCCACGCCAACACTAACACCAACATTGACACCAACGCCAACATTGACACCAACGCCAATACCAACATTTCCACCAGCATTTACGCCAACACCAACATTTACACCAATAATTCCTGGTACTAACGACAATCAATCGCCTATCAATAGCACAGATCAACCAACGCCTGATTTACAGAGTACTCCTTAG
- a CDS encoding pentapeptide repeat-containing protein, producing the protein MSENNTDTLKNWLIILALIFILTVMGVVWLFLFSDFAFFNAKGLDTSNRIDYGAKVLTTIGTIFGGLAVLINAYYAAKRWEAMDKSAMAANESAKAALKNAEAALKNAVIAEDKQITERFAKAIEQLGSEKIEVRLGAIYTLERIAKDSAKDHWTIMEILTAFVRENVPRKLEEENTENTQQIPKIRTDIQAALTVIGRRNCDNEQENQRLDLSNIDIREADLYNANLQQAYLYNANLQRVNLKGAKLQGAGLDQANLQGAVLVETNLQLAVLRKAKLQEASLDQAKLQKAGLFEANLQGVVFGQANLQGAFLNKANLQRTILSGANLERADLREANLQGATLTGVQNLEQRQIDLAKGDRTTILPDYLEYPEHWQ; encoded by the coding sequence ATGTCTGAAAACAATACAGACACTCTTAAGAACTGGTTGATAATTCTAGCACTTATATTCATCCTGACTGTAATGGGTGTTGTTTGGTTATTTTTATTTTCTGACTTTGCATTTTTTAATGCAAAGGGTTTGGACACCTCCAATAGAATAGATTATGGAGCTAAAGTTTTAACAACTATTGGAACGATATTCGGTGGATTGGCAGTATTAATAAATGCTTACTATGCAGCTAAACGTTGGGAAGCTATGGACAAAAGTGCTATGGCTGCTAATGAAAGTGCCAAAGCTGCCTTAAAAAATGCTGAAGCTGCACTTAAGAATGCTGTAATAGCGGAAGATAAACAAATCACAGAACGCTTTGCAAAAGCAATTGAACAGCTTGGAAGCGAAAAGATTGAAGTGCGTTTAGGTGCAATTTATACGTTAGAGAGAATTGCTAAGGATTCCGCAAAAGACCACTGGACAATCATGGAAATTCTCACAGCATTTGTGCGAGAAAATGTGCCTAGAAAACTGGAAGAGGAAAATACAGAGAATACACAGCAAATACCAAAAATTCGCACGGATATTCAAGCAGCACTCACTGTTATTGGACGGCGTAATTGTGACAATGAACAAGAAAATCAAAGGCTTGATTTAAGTAATATTGATATTCGAGAAGCAGACCTCTACAATGCTAACTTGCAACAAGCATATCTCTACAATGCTAACTTGCAAAGAGTAAACCTTAAGGGAGCTAAATTGCAAGGGGCAGGCCTCGATCAAGCAAACTTGCAAGGGGCAGTTCTTGTTGAAACTAACCTACAATTGGCAGTCCTCCGCAAAGCTAAACTGCAAGAGGCATCCCTCGATCAAGCAAAGCTGCAAAAGGCAGGTCTCTTTGAAGCAAACTTGCAAGGGGTAGTTTTCGGTCAAGCGAACCTGCAAGGAGCATTCCTCAATAAAGCGAACCTGCAAAGAACAATCCTTAGTGGAGCGAACCTGGAAAGGGCAGACCTCCGTGAAGCTAACCTACAAGGAGCAACTTTAACAGGAGTTCAAAATCTAGAACAACGGCAAATTGACTTAGCGAAAGGCGATCGCACTACTATTCTGCCAGACTACCTCGAATATCCCGAACATTGGCAATAA
- a CDS encoding ribose-phosphate pyrophosphokinase — MNALRGSAVLSSAAFKVQPAATGLTENHRLRLFSGSANIQLSQEVARYLGMDLGPMIRKRFADGELYVQIQESIRGCDVYLIQPSCQPVNDHLMELLIMIDACRRASARQVTAVIPYYGYARADRKTAGRESITAKLVANLITESGAARVVAMDLHAAQIQGYFDIPFDHVYGSPVILDYLASKQLPDLVVVSPDVGGVARARAFAKKLNDAPLAIIDKRRQAHNVAEVLNVIGDVKGKTAVLVDDMIDTGGTIAEGARLLREEGARQVYACATHAVFSPPAIERLSSGLFEEVIVTNTIPLPEDKRFPQLVVLSVANLLGETIWRIHEDTSVSSMFR, encoded by the coding sequence ATGAATGCACTTCGAGGATCTGCTGTGCTCAGTTCTGCCGCTTTTAAGGTGCAGCCAGCTGCAACAGGACTAACTGAAAACCATCGCCTGCGGCTATTTTCTGGCTCTGCCAATATACAACTGTCTCAAGAAGTCGCTCGTTACCTGGGGATGGACTTGGGGCCAATGATTCGCAAGAGATTTGCGGATGGAGAACTTTATGTTCAAATCCAAGAATCTATTAGAGGTTGTGATGTTTATTTAATCCAGCCATCTTGTCAACCAGTTAACGATCACTTAATGGAATTGCTGATTATGATTGATGCCTGTCGCCGGGCTTCGGCTAGACAGGTAACAGCAGTGATTCCATATTATGGCTATGCTCGTGCCGATCGCAAAACCGCAGGACGAGAATCAATCACAGCCAAACTGGTTGCCAACCTGATTACGGAATCAGGTGCAGCTCGCGTTGTGGCAATGGATCTGCACGCCGCTCAGATTCAGGGCTACTTCGATATACCCTTTGATCATGTTTACGGTTCGCCGGTGATACTCGATTATTTGGCTAGTAAACAACTCCCTGATCTGGTAGTTGTTTCTCCTGATGTCGGTGGTGTAGCACGGGCGAGAGCATTTGCCAAAAAACTCAATGATGCCCCACTTGCCATTATTGACAAACGCCGTCAAGCTCATAATGTAGCGGAAGTCTTGAACGTTATCGGCGATGTCAAAGGCAAAACAGCAGTGTTGGTAGACGATATGATCGACACAGGCGGAACTATTGCCGAAGGCGCTAGGTTGCTGCGTGAAGAAGGAGCGCGTCAGGTATATGCCTGTGCTACTCATGCAGTCTTCTCCCCCCCAGCCATTGAACGTTTATCCAGCGGTTTGTTTGAGGAAGTCATCGTCACAAACACGATACCCTTACCAGAAGACAAACGCTTCCCGCAATTAGTAGTGCTTTCCGTGGCAAATCTTTTAGGAGAAACCATCTGGCGGATTCACGAAGATACCTCTGTAAGTAGTATGTTCCGTTAG
- a CDS encoding small GTP-binding protein domain-containing protein, protein MTLPIRNVAIIAHVDHGKTTLVDALLKQSGIFREGEDVPDCVMDSNALERERGITILSKNTAVRYKETLINIVDTPGHADFGGEVERVLGMVDGCLLIVDANEGPMPQTRFVLKKALEKGLRPIVVVNKIDRGQADPHVAVDKVLDLFLELGADEDQCDFTYLFASGMGGYAKESMEAEAVDMQPLFNAILQHVPPPVGDINKPLQLQVTTLDYSEYLGRIVIGRIHNGTIRAGQQAALVTENGSIVKGKITKLMGFEGLKRVEMEEATAGYIVAVAGFADAYIGETITDPTEPQALPLIKVDEPTLQMTFWVNDSPFAGQEGKLVTSRQVRDRLFRELETNVALRVEETDSPDKFLVSGRGELHLGILIETMRREGFEFQVSQPQVIYREINGQPCEPYELLVLDVPADAVGSCIERLGQRKGEMQDMQPGSGDRTQLEFVIPARGLIGFRGEFMRMTRGEGIMNHSFLDYRQLSGDIEARNKGVLISFEEGVSTFYAMKNAEDRGSFFITPGTKVYRGMIVGEHNRPQDLELNVCKTKQLTNHRAAGGDELVQLQAPIDMSLERALEYIGPDELVEVTPQSIRLRKMSKKLAKR, encoded by the coding sequence ATGACGCTCCCAATTCGTAACGTCGCCATTATCGCCCACGTAGACCACGGCAAAACCACCTTGGTTGATGCACTCCTCAAACAATCCGGCATTTTCCGCGAAGGCGAAGACGTTCCGGATTGCGTCATGGATTCTAACGCCCTCGAACGTGAGCGCGGAATTACAATTCTGTCTAAAAATACAGCAGTTCGCTACAAAGAAACGCTGATTAATATTGTTGATACTCCCGGACACGCTGATTTCGGCGGTGAAGTTGAACGTGTACTCGGCATGGTTGACGGATGTCTACTAATTGTCGATGCCAATGAAGGCCCCATGCCTCAAACTCGCTTCGTGTTGAAAAAAGCTTTAGAAAAAGGCTTGCGTCCCATCGTTGTTGTCAACAAAATTGACCGTGGCCAAGCTGACCCCCACGTTGCAGTGGATAAAGTTTTGGATCTATTCTTAGAATTAGGAGCAGACGAAGACCAGTGTGATTTTACCTATCTGTTTGCCTCCGGTATGGGCGGTTATGCCAAAGAAAGCATGGAAGCAGAAGCGGTTGATATGCAGCCTCTGTTTAATGCGATTCTCCAACACGTTCCACCACCAGTAGGCGATATCAACAAGCCTCTGCAATTGCAAGTCACAACCCTAGATTATTCTGAATACTTGGGACGGATTGTCATTGGCAGAATCCACAACGGTACTATCCGCGCTGGACAACAAGCGGCTTTAGTAACAGAAAATGGCTCCATTGTCAAAGGCAAAATTACCAAGTTGATGGGCTTTGAAGGTCTGAAACGGGTAGAGATGGAAGAAGCAACCGCCGGCTATATTGTTGCGGTGGCTGGTTTTGCTGATGCTTACATTGGCGAAACAATCACTGATCCAACCGAACCCCAAGCCTTACCACTAATTAAAGTGGATGAGCCTACCTTACAAATGACCTTCTGGGTAAATGATTCACCCTTTGCTGGTCAAGAAGGTAAGTTGGTGACATCAAGACAAGTACGCGATCGCCTATTCCGCGAACTAGAAACCAACGTTGCTTTACGCGTTGAAGAAACCGACTCCCCCGATAAATTCCTAGTTTCCGGTCGTGGAGAACTGCACTTGGGTATCTTAATCGAAACCATGCGCCGCGAGGGTTTTGAGTTCCAAGTATCCCAACCACAAGTAATTTACCGCGAAATCAACGGACAACCTTGCGAACCTTATGAATTGTTGGTTTTAGACGTTCCTGCTGATGCAGTTGGTAGCTGTATTGAACGTCTGGGACAACGCAAAGGCGAAATGCAAGATATGCAACCTGGAAGTGGCGATCGCACCCAGCTAGAATTCGTCATTCCCGCCCGTGGTTTGATTGGTTTCCGTGGTGAATTCATGCGGATGACTCGCGGTGAAGGCATCATGAACCACAGCTTCTTAGATTACCGTCAACTCAGTGGTGACATTGAAGCCCGTAATAAAGGTGTACTTATCTCCTTTGAAGAAGGTGTTTCTACCTTCTACGCCATGAAGAACGCCGAAGATAGAGGCTCATTCTTTATCACTCCTGGTACTAAAGTTTACCGAGGCATGATTGTCGGTGAACACAATCGTCCTCAAGACTTAGAATTGAATGTCTGCAAAACCAAGCAGTTAACCAACCACCGTGCTGCGGGTGGTGATGAACTAGTCCAGTTGCAAGCACCAATCGATATGAGTTTAGAGCGTGCATTAGAGTACATCGGCCCCGATGAGTTGGTGGAAGTTACACCCCAATCAATTCGTCTACGGAAGATGTCGAAGAAATTGGCAAAACGGTAA
- a CDS encoding dethiobiotin synthase, translated as MNTLLITGTDTEAGKTVLTTALAAYWQKYYPQRHWGIMKPIQSGIGDREWYQNLFKLEQSPAEITPLYFQAPLAPPIAAARENRPVDLAVVWKTLCEMRSRYEFLLVESAGGLGSPMTNELTVADIAGEWRLPTVLVVPVRLGGISQAVANVALARQCKVNLIGIVLNCIQPRTDAEITDWTPPEVIQSFTHIPVLGCLQYFDNPADLDKLAQAASNLNLEALNI; from the coding sequence TTGAATACATTACTAATTACTGGAACTGACACGGAAGCTGGTAAAACTGTTTTAACTACAGCATTAGCCGCTTATTGGCAAAAATATTATCCGCAGCGTCACTGGGGAATTATGAAGCCAATACAATCGGGAATTGGCGATCGCGAATGGTATCAAAATCTGTTTAAGCTAGAACAATCGCCAGCAGAAATTACACCGTTGTATTTTCAAGCGCCTCTAGCGCCACCCATCGCCGCGGCTAGAGAAAATCGCCCAGTGGATTTAGCTGTGGTGTGGAAAACATTGTGTGAGATGCGATCGCGCTATGAATTTCTGTTGGTAGAATCAGCCGGTGGGTTAGGTTCACCCATGACTAACGAGTTAACAGTGGCTGATATCGCCGGTGAATGGCGTTTACCCACTGTTTTGGTAGTTCCAGTTAGATTGGGTGGAATTTCGCAAGCTGTGGCGAATGTGGCTTTAGCGAGACAATGCAAAGTTAATCTGATAGGTATTGTGCTGAACTGCATCCAACCGCGTACCGATGCAGAGATTACTGACTGGACACCACCAGAAGTAATACAATCATTTACACATATCCCGGTTTTAGGTTGCTTGCAGTATTTTGATAACCCAGCAGATTTAGACAAACTCGCTCAAGCTGCATCTAATTTAAATTTAGAGGCGCTAAATATTTAA
- a CDS encoding transferase hexapeptide repeat protein — protein sequence MEKTEKQKMLAGELYLAEDPELVAENRRASRLLQKYNNTIAEQQEQRQQILQELLGKIGEKTTIVPPFHCDYGSNIYAGDRLYLNYGCVILDCNLVEIGDNVLCAPYVQIYAAYHPVEPEIRLTGRELAAPVKIGNNVWIGGSAIICPGVKIGDNTTIGAGSVVVKDIPANVVAAGNPCRIIRYLSDN from the coding sequence ATGGAAAAAACAGAAAAACAAAAAATGTTAGCTGGCGAGTTATATTTAGCAGAAGATCCAGAATTAGTGGCTGAGAATAGGCGGGCCAGTCGTCTTTTGCAAAAATATAATAATACAATTGCGGAACAACAAGAGCAAAGACAACAAATATTACAAGAATTACTAGGTAAGATAGGAGAAAAAACTACCATTGTGCCGCCTTTTCACTGTGACTACGGCAGTAATATTTATGCTGGTGATAGATTATATCTTAACTATGGCTGTGTAATTTTAGACTGCAATCTAGTTGAAATTGGCGATAATGTTTTGTGTGCGCCTTACGTGCAGATTTATGCGGCTTATCATCCCGTAGAACCAGAAATTCGTTTGACGGGTAGAGAACTAGCTGCACCAGTTAAAATCGGTAACAATGTCTGGATAGGTGGAAGTGCAATTATTTGTCCAGGGGTAAAAATTGGCGACAACACGACAATTGGTGCTGGTAGCGTGGTTGTGAAAGATATACCTGCAAATGTTGTCGCGGCTGGAAACCCCTGTCGAATCATTCGCTATTTATCAGATAATTGA
- a CDS encoding patatin encodes MPFRILSLDGGGIRGVVAATILAAIEQQINQPLHEYFNLIAGTSTGSILAAAIATGRSSQNIIDLYTQKSARIFPYSSLFSLQRLPLIFKYGISAPKFSDAGLTQVLQENLGEIKLFDIPEPKLLITAYDTIAREPIIFKSWRQDKDYGNVPLWEICVCSASAPTYFPAHKLDRIVKGTVERATEDTVTLDGDASHTENLYNNTQIRIVSGTGTGQTRTIKKYKGYTREALLDSPWETIPDNTATYSIKCIYSAIDGGVAANNPSACAVAEALRLGHSIEDITILSIGTGDRTRIIPFQQAESWGLIQWAQPLIGILFDASSGVHEYITDQIIPDDHILRLQFKLDRELIGKRLSDDIDDVSPENLHNLMEAAKVYIQQPLIQTQLQKFLRIN; translated from the coding sequence ATGCCTTTTCGGATTTTAAGCTTGGATGGTGGCGGAATTAGGGGAGTAGTTGCAGCAACTATTTTGGCAGCTATTGAGCAGCAAATTAATCAACCTTTGCACGAGTATTTTAACTTAATAGCAGGCACTTCAACGGGTTCAATTTTAGCAGCAGCGATCGCCACAGGTCGCAGCAGCCAAAATATCATCGATCTATACACACAAAAAAGCGCAAGAATCTTTCCTTACAGCAGTCTTTTTTCTTTACAGCGACTACCTTTGATTTTCAAATATGGGATATCTGCACCGAAGTTTTCTGATGCTGGTTTAACTCAAGTTCTCCAAGAAAATTTAGGTGAAATAAAATTATTTGATATTCCTGAACCAAAATTATTAATTACAGCTTACGATACCATTGCCAGAGAACCAATTATATTTAAAAGCTGGCGACAAGATAAAGATTATGGCAATGTCCCACTTTGGGAAATCTGCGTTTGTTCTGCCTCGGCTCCTACTTATTTCCCAGCACATAAGCTAGATAGAATAGTCAAAGGCACAGTGGAAAGAGCGACAGAAGATACTGTTACTTTAGATGGTGATGCTTCCCATACAGAAAACCTTTATAACAATACACAAATTAGAATTGTGAGTGGTACAGGTACAGGTCAAACCCGTACTATCAAAAAATATAAAGGTTACACAAGAGAAGCTTTATTAGATTCTCCGTGGGAAACTATACCAGATAATACTGCGACCTACTCAATTAAATGTATTTACTCTGCCATTGATGGTGGTGTTGCGGCTAATAACCCATCAGCTTGTGCTGTAGCGGAAGCTTTAAGATTAGGGCATTCAATTGAAGATATTACCATTCTTTCTATAGGTACAGGCGATCGCACACGCATCATCCCATTTCAACAAGCCGAAAGCTGGGGTTTAATCCAATGGGCGCAGCCACTTATTGGGATATTATTTGATGCTTCATCGGGTGTTCATGAGTACATCACCGACCAAATAATTCCAGACGACCATATTTTACGATTGCAGTTTAAGCTAGACCGAGAGCTAATTGGTAAGCGATTGAGTGATGATATCGATGATGTCAGTCCTGAGAATCTTCACAATTTAATGGAAGCAGCCAAAGTGTATATTCAGCAGCCATTAATACAAACTCAATTACAGAAATTTTTACGCATTAACTAA